Genomic DNA from Macadamia integrifolia cultivar HAES 741 chromosome 6, SCU_Mint_v3, whole genome shotgun sequence:
TTCCTGCAATTCATATTCATACAACTATAATAATTAAAGAGCATTCGTttagcagcaaaaaaaaaaaaaaaaaagaagagaaagaagcatTCATTTGAATGAAGAAAGTTGCTGATAATTCTATGGTCATGGAAGGAGAACAGGATTGGTGCATGGCTTAGGTTTCAGGCTCCTCTGAAACGTCATCTGTTGAACATCATCTACGAAGGTTTGGATGTTACGGTCGGAGGAACCACCTTCCGCCACCGCCTCCTTGGCCGAAGCTTTCCACTTGAGGGAGTTTTTCTTTATCTCCTCGGCCCTGGGACCACGTACCACCTCCAGGATGCAACTGGCCACCTCCTGTCTCATTACCACTTTCCCCTCCGCCACCCCACGCCCTAAACGAACCCCAACCCCGTACACTTCCACCAGGAACTTGGCGTTGGTCACCTGGTCTCCCCAGTTGGGCATCGCCACCACCGGAACACCGGAGCTCAGGCTCTCCAGTGACGAGTTCCATCCGCAATGGGTAACAAAGCATGCCACCGATGGGTGTTCCAATACCTGTTCTTGTGGGCACCATCCCACCaccttccctttccctttcgCTTCCTCCATGAACCCTTCCGGAAGCTTCTGATTGTCCCCGGACCACCCTTCCACTGCGGGTCTCACCACCCACAAGAAGGGAAGCCCCGTTTTCACGAGTCCCCAGGCTATCTCTTCCTTCTGACTCTGATCCAAAGTGATGACACTGCCAAAGGACACGTAGACCACCGAGGATGGCTCTTGAGAGTCCAACCACTCGATACAGTTCTCTTCTGCCTTCCACATGTTTGCTTTAATGCTACCGTTGTTATCTCCACTGCGTAAGTGTTTGATCAAAGGGCCCACGGTTCTGAGTCTTAGTTCACAGTTGGCCTCCTCTATGCCTCCTATGCCTTCACGTTCGAGCTCCTCAAATGAATCCACCAGTACACAGAAGGACTTGGAGAGGTTCTTGAACTGACCCAGTATCGTATTCCTTAAGGACACGTAAGGGGTGGATGGGTGCAAGAAGCTGGGTACTTCGTCGGAGCATAGAGTAGGGAGACCAGGTAGATCGACAGGGAGATCAGGTTGATCAGGGGTGGGGAAGGAAGTCAAGTTGTGGAAGTAGTGGTAGTAAGCAGAGAAGACGGCACAAGACTGGACCCACAACACGGCAGAAGGGATGCCCATGTCTGAGGCGACGTCCAATGCCCAGGGCACAAAAGGGTTGCTAACTAGGCAAGAAACCGGTCGACCATCCTCGGCTTGTTTGTGTAGGAGACGAGTGAAGGACTCCTTGGCAAAGGTCTCGAGCTGGTGCATTAGGAGGTCTAGGTTATAGCGCTTGGGTTCGTCCACCACCCAACCGTCGGAGAAGAATTCAAACCGGAGATGTCCCTCGCCTATGGGGATGGGTAAGTCGGGGTTTCCGGTAGTTGTGGTGGCGGAGTTTTTTATCATTTGGCCTATCTGGTCGGTGGAGCTGAAAGTAACGGATAGACCCTTCGAAGCTAAGAGCTTGGCCAACCTAAGAAGGGGATTGACGTGGCCTTGGCCCGGGAAGGACACCAAGAGGACATGAACGGCGGCGAGTTCAGATACCATCTCTGatcccttcccctttcttctttgaaGAATTGAAGTTGGCTACCTAATCCTGGGGTTAACTGCACTGTGGACTGTGGAGTGGAGGagtttcttttggatttgaaactATTTAAAGCAAGCGATGAAGGGATAACGAATACAGTGAATCTTCACGTATGTAAAAAGATACCTAATCCATGGATATAGCATCTATTTTCTCCCGCCTCATTTAATAAAGGATTATGTCTAAATGTAATCCACCCGGTTACAACCTAAATTATTGTGTCCatattcttttgttattttgtgattgcttttaaggtcaaaaaagtaaattactgtcccattattttgtcattttgtgattgcttttaaggtcatgtccccattattttgtcattttgtgattgcttttaaggtcaaaaaaataaattactgtgtgattgcttttaaggtcaaaaaaagcaaattcaacctcaactttttgAATCGTCACTTTGAGTTAAACGGCAAAACGAGGggtattttgagaatgaatacacTCTTTCCAAACAACCCCTCACCCCAACTGATTGTCTTCCTCCTCGCGAGTCTTTCTATTACCTTTCTTGGTTTTTATAGCATAAATTTTGGTAAGATCATCTCTAGTGAGTCAGGTAAATGCTCTCTTTCTTCTCAGCATATCCAATgcttttatgggttttaggatttaaaacttttggtggacttcatttttgttttttgaaatttataaaacaaaacctcttcccagaaattcatgtatcaattatattgcaataatttctattgttgtgcattagagatgagatgtgtaagatagttctaatcatgcctctttttctctcttcaaagaaatcaattgtattaaatatgctagtgtttttaaaaaagttaaaatccagaaagatgacaaatggcaatattgtatgctttttttttcgTAAAGTAATATCGTAGGCTTGGTACTACTATAATGATAACAtatgaaattttgtaattataatatattttataggttgattctaaggattttgggattgattctggtcaattccaatttgattcagatttggattgatattggcagctactaatttgatctttgattctatgtttaaaatcgattataaggtttataggactagatcgtgggtcttaagatttgagggcGATTCTAGTGTTCTTTTTATCCAATTTtgattcgattggatcaaagtttataggaatcagttccaaggatgtaggggatggtatcagtatcggtctctGTCGATGTCAATTCTATATCGATCCAGATCGGATGGGATCAGTTGGTATcggtctattttacccttgatttttataaaaggtactactttttacctattttacccctgaaacgatccgGATAACCGATCCGGATCAAGGATCAATCTCAGCCGATACGATCGATCctagaccgatacttgaaaccatgatcagttcgatctccaattccaagtttaaaatccctagttgatttggctagttcgaatcaatcccaattctgatcattatagaatggcatatctaggatttttgggattaggctattggtttttagaatttagtgtcaattctagcatttttgtgattgattcggaTATGATCCAAACTGGAATCATTAGGGAccaatttattctttgattttgagttaaaattctggtattagccgatttggattagaattggtcaTGAACTATCCGGAAGTTctagaatggtcaatttagaattggaatcactagagggATTATTTTGActcaatttcgagtttaaaatcatttgttgaataaaccaatttcgatccaaatcgaccatagtaatacctatccagGTTGTTTCAGAATGATTGATTgtaaggcttttgtgattgatttgattcattttcgattttggtcactttgatctagattttatctaatattaggccaaattgaaatcaaagttcaatttcaatttataccaattcaatttttattgagttgacttaatggcctcttgtaggtaatatgttcttttttagtaattttttaaagttgttATAAGGTCTTTTATGGTTTCGATTCTCTTGATCTGGtccaatttaattttttatcgatttgataaaaactcaaatagATAAAAGTTCGTTTCAcgtttctcttgattagtccaacCTGCTTGGACTGGAAATGGATACCCTTActcaaagcaatagacccaatcacccaacggttagtataatttttttttttttttcaatcccatgttAGACTTTAGAGAAAcaaggaattgagatttgagatttcAAATGTAATGATGGGtctatttgaggataaaattacAATTCCACCCTTTTTaacactttgtcataaaaagtggtgcaacaacttttaagtttttattgggaatataaacacatgaaattactttttgaatctTCTTGACACATTCATTTCTTTCACAACTTTTTAGGTACCTAAAAGTGGGTTACAAGccttttgtaacctacctaggttacaactagacaaaccctTTAATAAATGCCTTATGGGATTACCATGAAGGTAAGATGATATATACGATAGATTCTATCATATGGTATGGCTCATGAAATGATCAACTTTCTATCCTCTCACATAAAACGTAAGCATAGACGTAATGAATGATGACAGCAAGTCAGCAAcagttaaaacttaaaagagagATTATTGTTGTCACCAAAGTGGTTGAATGAGaagtgtaatttttcttttttcaaaaattatttgaggtaaataattaaaaaggaaTTATATAAGCTCTTTTTCTCGTACAGAAAACATTTGACAAGGTGTCTACGTctattaagaaataaaaatagttttacTAACAATGGAGAAAGTGTTAAGTTTATCTCGAAtttttgacccgttttgaagattaacCCGCtctgatatattttggtggcaatccGAATGataagttttctgagatctgtgatggaatcAAAGTGATTAGACTGATAGGCCCACAGCTCAttactgatctcgtatgggggtgcaggGTCATAACCCCCATGGTATGGTTCGATTGGATTGACCGCGACCTGATGGATCGACTTACAActtagagtatataatgtactgttgtcttgttgagcaagtcattgtattttgggggatTGTTAGAGCTAGGGTTTCAGTGCGAGTTTTCtagccgctgcttgggtgtaatctctcttgtgcatagtgaaacatcttcttcttcgctcgaggacgtagcacaccacactggtgtgtgaacctcgttaaatttcTGTGTTGTGCAGATCTATTgcctatttatttttgtatatcttggtgtttgatctaacagaaaattattttactctctttctcactactctttatcttagTTCACGTATGAGATTTCCTAGTCCTAGTATTTATAatccattaaataaaaaaaaaaaaaatggattccaAATACCAAGACCAAGAGCGTACGAGAATTTCTAGTAACTTTAATATTGTCCATCACAACTAtttaaagagaaacaaagagatACAAGACATTAACCCTCAACAATTTAATTGTCTAAACCAACTATCCACTTTAATTTTTTCAtgtcttatttttctttatcaCCATTGTAAAAAATATCCAGTCTTTCATTTCTTCACTCTTGTTCATCCTCTCCTGAATCATTCTAGCACAATTGTCGTTCTATGTATGCTACTATTTAAAGGGAAACAAAGAGATACAAGACCTCAACCCTCAACTATTTAATTGTCTAAAGCGCcgactcactttttttttttcaactccttcatttcttcattcttGCTCATCTTTCTATGAATCATTCTATCATTCTAGCACAATTGGTGTTCTATGTAtgctactaaaaaaaaaaaaaatagatacaaGATCTCAAGTCTCAAGCCTCAACAGTTTAATTGTCTAAAGTGCCGACccacatttattttttcaattcctTCATTTCTTCACTCTTGTTCATCTTCTTTTGAATCATTATAACACAATTTCTGTTCTATGTATACTATTATttaagaagaaacaagagatACAAGTCCTCAACCCTCAACAATTTAATTGTCTAAAGCGTATACCCACATTTATTTTATCCAcgttttgtttttccttatcACCACTGTATAAAAATTTTACTCCTTCAATATGACTTTACTCTTGTTCTCCTATTAATCCTATGCTATttttaataaacaaaaaatttgtGAGATACGTGTTCGTTTTTAGTAGTTTACATACAGTAAACTTTGTATACTGAATTCCTACAAAGGGTAGATCTCATGACACTCACAAGAAGTGACCGGTGCTGATACACgtccttccctttctttcttttcctaatTCTTTTCTTAATGGAGAGTGAAAACCAAGTAACgtcttttcttctccctctctattCTCCCCTCTCATACAACTGTCATGTGCAgccacgagagagagagagagagccattcCCAAACCTCAATGATCCAAGGGTTTTTATAGTGTATCATAGCCAAGAAATAGAGGGGAGAGGGTCAGGGGTGGTTATTAGTTGTGGCGCTTTGGTCAATCATGTAGCGCATAAACAAATATGATTGAGACGCCAAATAGATCATCTTGAAACCGTTTTGTTAGGtcccatatcagcttatggggATTGATCTCATATTGGTTATTTATGAGAATTGATGTGAGTTGATATGATTTTGGGTCCCCTCATCTTGTAAGTTGGTTTAtagggttgagttcttccaagaCAGTATCAGTGGTATAAGTGCAGTCGATCCTCAACCTAACCTACAGGCGGAAGAAGCGACCTAGTGCCAGAGTGAGCCGCTAGGAAAGGGCTACTTGTCGCCTGGTAAAAACCCTAGAGCAGAGTAAAAGCCCCTTAGAAATGACTACTTGATCTAAAGTGAGTTGTCGTGAACATCGAGTTTGAAAGCGTGGTGAtatgttacgatcccatatcaacTTATGGGGGTTATCCCATATCAATTTTCTATAGGAATTGATATAGATTGTTATGATCTTAGATCCCCATCTTGTAAGTCATTTATGAGGTTGAGTTATTCTAGAGATGTATCATATATCGCACAAGTCTCCTAATAAATACTTGGGAGAAGGTTTTAAAGAGGACCAGGACAAGCTAGGAAGCACAGGTCTCAAAATAAATCTCCTAATAAATACTTGGGATCCTAGCACAGATCTCCAAATAAATCTCCTAATAAATACTTGGGAAGGTTTTGAAGAGGGCCAGGACAAGCTAGGAAGCACAGGTCTCCTAATAAATACTTGGGAGAAGGTTTTCAACAGTGAAATCCCAAAATACTAGAATTccacgtaaaaaaaaaaaaagatgggacTTGGGAGTATCTTCGGCTCAGTGTGTTACCATTGACCGAGTTGGTTTTCCAAATATGCGTAAAATATGAGaattaaaaaggaaattgaTGAAAACCAGAGAGATCACTATCCGATCACATGGCTATTGTCTAATTTGGGAGTTGTCGTTTCCTAGCGATGCCGATCGGAATCACAAAATAGTAAAGCGGGGAAGATGCAAAAAAGCAAGGAGAGATGTCGCTGCCATCGACGGACTTGATGTGGGAGCTGTCGTTGCCCAGCGGCATCAATCGAAATCACGAAATAGTACCGATGTCATCGCTATTATCGCCGCCGTCGCTTCTGCCGTAGCCGCAGTTGTTGTCGTTTACTAGATAGTACCGCTACCATCGACAATAGCGGCGGTGccaactactttgctttctccggctggatccggtgaatgaatgattttttccgataaggagagagagagagagagagagagaataaaggtgttgcaaccgtgcattgaaaagttgtttatcttctctccatccaacgatTCAATTCAcattgatcaaatcctacgatCAAAAtaccgctagcattcctaattcctaagtactatgctagcatacttgtcattttccttatatatatatatatatatctattttatagaactttttcaattttctaatgTTGTGGTTGGAGTTTGGACAACAACGCGGAAGTGGCTCAAAAAATCTGAATTTAGACTTCCAAGAGCTCATTAATTAATACATTGAGGTGCGAGGGAAGGTTTTGTTGAGATGGTGGTGGTAGTGCTAACTTTTAAGAGGTCATTTATTGAACAACAAATCGTAAAGTTGATATATGATTGGTCCTAGAATTTTTTCAATGGTCTCATCATTATAagattgtgtttggtagtcatttagttTTAGAAACAGCAATTCATgtcaaaattaaaaatttcagttttttttgtattgaaaaatcattttaaaacaaaaaatggtgttGGGTGAATCTATTTCAGGAACAATTACCTTGACTGTTCACTTTTAtttgtatttggaacgaaaccgaaatttcgtcatttcatcatttgatatttctactcttttttctcttttctttcgaAAAGAATCGAAAAACATCAAGTTGACtccaaacgctttattctgtGTTTTGTTTTCATAGAACACAAAAAACGTCAAAAACACTACAAACTCATTTAAGACCAATAATATATGGCAATCATATGAATCGATGattaaaaactgattttttttacaaaaacatgtacttcttttttttttttttttgtttctaaaaattggaattttattggttcactatgtttttgttttaatccAAAAACGGTTATTTGAATTATATCAGACCAAACATAAACCCTTTTAAGCCCATAATCATGTGTCCTTGTGGTTGTATAAAATTCTTGAGATCACGTGCGaactaaataaaattaaatacaaaattAAATTGGTTTACtaaatgccaatattataagaaGAGGAATTCACAAATACATAACAAAAAAGACTTTTCCACTCCCAATCGATGCTAGGATGACACTGAAAGGAGAGGGGATTGATCAAGGTTTAAGAAAGCAAGGGGGACTTctgatatataaatatataagagggagagggagagagagggcatagTTGTAGAACCGAAGAAAGAGATGGGTGTGAGATCTCTTGATTAAGGAGGTTGTTATTGACgcattaattattcattaatttaattattttttaaatattatttcgACTATTTGATTATATAATGTTGagaaaatcttattgtaattAAAGTATTGAATCAAAAGTTGACTTTAATATAGTCGTTTTTTTAATGGAGATAAAATCTGTAATTTTACATAAAAActtatattaaataaattttcaatttttcaaaaacCTTTTTCTATCTCTACATTAGTAAATTACATTTTTCAT
This window encodes:
- the LOC122082674 gene encoding gallate 1-beta-glucosyltransferase 84A24-like — its product is MVSELAAVHVLLVSFPGQGHVNPLLRLAKLLASKGLSVTFSSTDQIGQMIKNSATTTTGNPDLPIPIGEGHLRFEFFSDGWVVDEPKRYNLDLLMHQLETFAKESFTRLLHKQAEDGRPVSCLVSNPFVPWALDVASDMGIPSAVLWVQSCAVFSAYYHYFHNLTSFPTPDQPDLPVDLPGLPTLCSDEVPSFLHPSTPYVSLRNTILGQFKNLSKSFCVLVDSFEELEREGIGGIEEANCELRLRTVGPLIKHLRSGDNNGSIKANMWKAEENCIEWLDSQEPSSVVYVSFGSVITLDQSQKEEIAWGLVKTGLPFLWVVRPAVEGWSGDNQKLPEGFMEEAKGKGKVVGWCPQEQVLEHPSVACFVTHCGWNSSLESLSSGVPVVAMPNWGDQVTNAKFLVEVYGVGVRLGRGVAEGKVVMRQEVASCILEVVRGPRAEEIKKNSLKWKASAKEAVAEGGSSDRNIQTFVDDVQQMTFQRSLKPKPCTNPVLLP